From the genome of bacterium, one region includes:
- the hslV gene encoding ATP-dependent protease subunit HslV, producing MFHSTTILCVRRDGKVAIAGDGQVSFNNTVLKQTANKIRTMRDGRVLAGFAGSSADAFTLFERFEAKLEEHRGALTRASVELAKDWRTDRALRRLEAMMIVADLEKTFTISGTGDVLEPDDGVSAIGSGGPYALAAARALLKHTNLDARKIVEEAMNIASGICIYTNDRIHVEGLG from the coding sequence ATGTTCCATTCCACTACGATTTTGTGCGTGCGCCGCGACGGGAAGGTTGCGATCGCCGGCGACGGCCAGGTGAGCTTCAACAACACAGTGCTCAAACAGACTGCGAATAAGATACGCACCATGCGGGATGGACGGGTGTTGGCGGGGTTCGCCGGCTCCAGCGCCGACGCGTTCACGCTCTTCGAGCGTTTCGAGGCCAAACTCGAGGAGCACAGGGGGGCGCTGACCAGGGCCTCTGTCGAGCTGGCCAAGGACTGGCGCACTGACAGGGCGCTGCGCAGGCTGGAGGCGATGATGATCGTCGCAGATTTGGAGAAGACTTTTACGATATCCGGCACCGGCGACGTGCTCGAGCCGGACGACGGCGTGAGCGCCATCGGTTCCGGCGGGCCTTACGCCCTGGCAGCCGCGCGGGCGCTCTTGAAACACACGAACCTCGACGCCAGAAAGATCGTCGAGGAGGCGATGAACATCGCTTCAGGCATCTGCATCTACACCAACGATCGCATCCACGTGGAGGGGCTGGGCTAG